The Panicum virgatum strain AP13 chromosome 5K, P.virgatum_v5, whole genome shotgun sequence genome has a window encoding:
- the LOC120706790 gene encoding peroxidase 1-like yields MKMSSGLAGPVALAAAVCLLLPAASLAQLQVGFYNTSCPNAEALVRQAVTAAFANNSGVAPGLIRLHFHDCFVRGCDASVLLTVNPAGGNTERDAPPNNPSLRGFEVIDAAKAAVERSCPRTVSCADIVAFAARDSVNLTGNTFYQVPSGRRDGRVSNATEALSLPGPNSTAQNLTDGFGRKGLSAEDMVVLSGSHTIGRSHCASFLFRNRQRLAAGTISPAYQALLEALCPPTTGQLTPNTTEIDLSTPALLDNNYYKLLPLNLGLHFSDDQLIRNATLAPFASAFAANETLWKQKFAAAMIKMGNIEVKTGTQGEIRLNCSVVNPGSSWAAGIEMMPFPAGTSDATAGEVATS; encoded by the exons ATGAAGATGAGCAGCGGCCTGGCAGGCCCGgtggcgctggccgccgccgtgtgcctgctgctgccggcggcgagcctggCGCAGCTGCAGGTGGGGTTCTACAACACCTCCTGCCCCAACGCCGAGGCACTCGTGCGTCAGGCCGTCACGGCCGCCTTCGCCAACAACTCCGGCGTTGCGCCCGGGCTCATCCGCCTCCATTTCCATGACTGCTTTGTCAGG GGCTGCGACGCCTCCGTCCTCCTGACCGTGAACCCCGCCGGCGGCAACACCGAGCGCGACGCCCCGCCCAACAACCCGAGCCTGCGCGGCTTCGAGGTGATCGACGCCGCCaaggccgccgtggagcgcaGCTGCCCGCGCACCGTCTCCTGCGCCGACATCGTCGCCTTCGCGGCGCGCGACAGCGTGAACCTCACCGGCAACACCTTCTACCAGGTCCCCTCGGGCCGCCGCGACGGGCGCGTGTCCAACGCGACGGAGGCCCTCTCCCTCCCGGGGCCCAACAGCACGGCGCAGAACCTCACCGACGGCTTCGGCCGCAAGGGCCTCAGCGCCGAGGACATGGTGGTGCTCTCCGGCTCCCACACCATCGGCCGCTCCCACTGCGCCTCCTTCCTGTTCCGGAACCGGCAGCGGCTCGCCGCCGGGACCATCAGCCCGGCGTACCAGGCGCTGCTGGAGGCGCTGTGCCCGCCCACCACGGGCCAGCTCACCCCCAACACCACGGAGATCGACCTCAGCACGCCGGCGTTGCTGGACAACAACTACTACAAGCTGCTGCCGCTCAACCTGGGCCTCCACTTCTCCGACGACCAGCTCATCCGGAACGCGACGCTCGCGCCCTTCGCCAGCGCCTTCGCCGCCAACGAGACGCTCTGGAAGCAGAAGTTCGCCGCCGCCATGATCAAGATGGGCAACATCGAGGTCAAGACTGGCACGCAGGGGGAGATCCGCCTCAACTGCAGCGTCGTAAACCCGGGGTCGTCGTGGGCCGCCGGGATCGAGATGATGCCGTTCCCCGCCGGCACCTCAGATGCTAcagccggcgaggtcgccacCAGCTGA
- the LOC120706791 gene encoding peroxidase 5-like, whose amino-acid sequence MYPCILYYKLYIIPHDTQRLRQPKEPAAGASSVSANMKGFSFFTTSALAILALLPEVAIGAGLKVGFYNKSCPSAEALVQQAVAAAFKNNSGIAAGLIRLHFHDCFVRGCDGSVLIDTTANNTAEKDAAPNNPSLRGFEVIDAAKKAIEARCPRTVSCADIVAFAARDSVALAGNNLTYKVPAGRRDGRVSNATDALNNLPSPLSNAAELVGNFSRKGLTAEDMVVLSGAHTVGRSHCSSFTNRLYGFSNASDVDPAISSAYAFLLRSICPSNSTQFVPNTTTDMDLITPAVLDNKYYLGLANNLGLFTSDQALLSNATLKKSVDEFVKSESRWKSKFAKAMVKMGSIEVLTGTQGEIRLNCRVVNSGSSAAGIELQMTTSSSGGDDDDSAEEFNDIATN is encoded by the exons ATGTACCCATGCATCCTTTATTACAAGCTATATATAATCCCCCATGACACCCAAAGGCTTAGGCAGCCAAAAGAACCAGCAGCTGGAGCAAGCTCCGTTAGTGCCAACATGAAGGGtttctccttcttcaccacTTCTGCACTTGCCATCCTTGCGCTCCTCCCCGAGGTCGCCATAGGTGCCGGCCTCAAGGTCGGGTTCTACAACAAGAGTTGCCCGTCGGCGGAGGCCCTCGTGCAGCAGGCGGTTGCTGCCGCCTTCAAGAACAACAGCGGCATCGCCGCTGGCCTCATCCGCCTGCATTTCCATGACTGTTTTGTCAGG GGCTGCGACGGCTCGGTGCTGATCGACACGACGGCGAACAACACGGCGGAGAAGGACGCGGCCCCGAACAACCCCAGCCTGCGGGGCTTCGAGGTCATCGACGCCGCCAAGAAGGCCATCGAGGCGCGGTGCCCCAGGACGGTCTCCTGCGCCGACATCGTCGCCTTCGCGGCGCGCGACAGCGTCGCCCTGGCGGGCAACAACCTCACCTACAAGGTCCCCGCCGGGCGGCGCGACGGGAGGGTCTCCAACGCCACCGACGCCCTCAACAACCTCCCCTCCCCGCTCTCCAACGCCGCCGAGCTCGTCGGCAACTTCTCGCGCAAGGGCCTCACCGCCGAGGACATGGTGGTGCTCTCCGGCGCGCACACCGTCGGCCGCTCCCACTGCTCCTCCTTCACCAACCGCCTCTACGGCTTCAGCAACGCCAGCGACGTCGACCCCGCCATCAGCTCCGCCTACGCCTTCCTGCTCAGGAGCATCTGCCCCTCCAACAGCACCCAATTCGTCCCCAACACGACCACGGACATGGACCTCATCACGCCGGCGGTGCTCGACAACAAGTACTACCTCGGGCTCGCCAACAACCTGGGGCTCTTCACGTCGGACCAGGCGCTGCTCAGCAACGCTACGCTCAAGAAATCGGTCGACGAGTTCGTCAAGAGCGAGAGCCGGTGGAAGAGCAAGTTCGCCAAGGCCATGGTCAAGATGGGCAGCATCGAGGTGCTCACGGGAACGCAGGGGGAGATCAGGCTCAACTGCAGGGTCGTCAACAGCGGCAGCAGCGCGGCAGGAATCGAGCTTCAGATGACGAccagcagctccggcggcgacgacgacgactctgCTGAAGAATTCAACGATATTGCAACGAACTAG